The following coding sequences are from one Plasmodium coatneyi strain Hackeri chromosome 11, complete sequence window:
- a CDS encoding KIR protein: MTTPLDEGKLPSKEEFYDKFEKADENECTFLSGQTVSLGTQLESTLRSNYPDTIGSKDQILHAYCYARNDKTGGSSEIQRCTFFYYWLGDLFFKNQSNEKLKEFVEKIFSALQETSYEGNCKVNYEGVDKLLFDLMKKLYDFHYDSGTIEGQVQSCKTICHQTYTQYLKKVDAAYNALGALCTLYPDKYCKGFWNENNTLIQMKLSTLQSTLTSKPKATEEEHESCSSVNAELLNSQTSKLLQEKDKAVRNATITSSITSIFGTLGMTVAPFLLYKYKPWSSWFGNHTSGGGRRARNKRFTRNEFDVLTEDTSTYDSATEGSTIGDLSGGNSTVRSSTYNTRQSRGRINNGPSHRNNVGYSRMKEGTNINNSTEFIQ; the protein is encoded by the exons ATGACAACA CCACTCGATGAGGGAAAACTACCCTCAAAGGAAGAGTTTTATGATAAGTTCGAAAAGGCCGATGAGAATGAATGTACCTTCCTTAGTGGACAGACCGTTTCATTAGGGACTCAATTAGAGAGTACACTGAGGAGTAATTACCCCGACACCATTGGTTCAAAGGATCAAATTTTGCATGCCTATTGTTATGCACGTAACGACAAAACAGGTGGAAGCTCTGAAATTCAACGTTgtactttcttttattattggttgggagatTTATTCTTCAAGAATCAAAGTAATgagaaattaaaagaattcgtagaaaaaattttctcggCACTACAAGAAACTTCTTACGAAGGTAACTGTAAGGTTAATTACGAAGGTGTTGACAAACTGCTGTTCGATttaatgaagaaattatatGACTTCCATTATGACAGCGGAACTATAGAAGGGCAAGTACAGAGTTGTAAAACTATCTGCCATCAGACATATACCCAGTACTTGAAGAAAGTTGATGCAGCATATAATGCTCTGGGTGCACTCTGTACGTTATATCCTGATAAATATTGCAAAGGTTTCtggaatgaaaataataCGCTAATTCAAATGAAACTATCAACATTGCAATCTACATTAACATCTAAGCCAAAAGCtacagaagaagaacatgAGTCATGCTCTTCCGTGAATGCGGAATTACTGAATTCGCAAACATCAAAATTGTTGCAAGAAAAAGACAAGGCTGTTCGCAATGCCACCATCACCTCTTCCATCACCTCCATCTTTGGCACACTTGGAATGACAGTCGCTCCcttcttattatataag tataaaccatggtcttcttggtttggtaaccacacttctggaggaggaagaagagcaagaaataaaaggTTCACAAGGAATGAATTTGATGTACTCACAGAAGACACCTCAACGTACGATTCAGCAACTGAAGGTTCCACAATAGGTGATTTATCAGGAGGAAATTCTACGGTACGCTCTTCGACATACAACACAAGACAATccagaggaagaataaataatggACCGAGTCACAGGAACAATGTAGGCTACAGTCGCAT gaaggaagggacgAACATAAATAACAGCACAGAgttcatacaa